A region of Plasmodium falciparum 3D7 genome assembly, chromosome: 12 DNA encodes the following proteins:
- a CDS encoding peptidyl-prolyl cis-trans isomerase, with amino-acid sequence MLYKSLKASTIIGRKCFHWWNNLPITWKVGIACSVLFPPLWNYNERRKAKEKQIFYNKSIRDYVFFDIAIENKYVGRVLIGLYSDQVPLSTENFIQLAEGYQIKDKYIGYRNTSIHKIYPGIGLVGGNVLNDKEGLSIYGKKFPDENFDMEFVQDGDVALFNEGPHSNSSQFIITFSPMPILHKHNVVIGTVLKGMNIIRMIENVGTKLGHPMYNVRIVNCGLYKGLEKDGPPFFNFTEIIEKNKEHLISKKEFEKLSKEQRQSLLNDSNKTEKKKKQAL; translated from the coding sequence ATGCTTTATAAAAGTTTGAAAGCAAGTACAATCATTGGTAGAAAATGTTTTCATTGGTGGAATAATTTGCCCATAACGTGGAAAGTGGGTATTGCCTGTTCGGTACTTTTTCCACCTTTATGGAATTATAATGAAAGAAGAAAagcaaaagaaaaacaaatattttataataaatctaTTAGagattatgtattttttgaCATTGcaatagaaaataaatatgttggTAGGGTCTTGATCGGATTATATTCTGATCAAGTACCATTATCAACTGAGAATTTTATACAGCTAGCTGAAGGATAtcaaataaaagataaatatataggatATCGTAATACAtcaatacataaaatataccCTGGTATTGGTTTAGTAGGAGGAAATGTtttaaatgataaagaaGGTTTAAgtatatatggaaaaaaatttCCTGATGAAAATTTCGATATGGAATTTGTTCAAGATGGTGACGTTGCATTATTTAATGAAGGACCTCATAGTAATTCTTcacaatttattattacattttcgCCCATGCCTATATTACATAAACATAATGTTGTCATTGGTACTGTTTTGAAAGGTATGAATATAATTCGTATGATTGAAAATGTAGGAACAAAATTAGGACATCCTATGTATAATGTTAGAATAGTTAATTGCGGTTTATATAAAGGATTAGAAAAGGATGGACCTCCATTCTTCAATTTTACTGAAATTATTGAAAAGAATAAGGAACATTTAATATCCAAGAAAGAATTTGAAAAGTTATCGAAAGAGCAGAGACAATCTCTCTTGAACGATTCAAATAAGacggaaaagaaaaaaaaacaagctTTATAA
- a CDS encoding 10 kDa chaperonin, producing MSSTITRKFIPLMDRILISKIVPKTTTKSGLFLPESATEPSYTGKVLAVGPGRVTSNGTKISPSVKEGDVVVLPEYGGSSLKIDGEEFFVYRDDDIIGIIKDE from the exons ATG agtTCTACTATAACTAGAAAATTTATTCCGTTGATGGATAGAATTTTAATAAGTAAAATAGTGCCAAAAACTACTACAAAGTCGGGACTATTTTTACCAGAAAGCGCAACTGAACCATCATACACAGGAaag gTATTAGCTGTTGGTCCTGGAAGAGTAACTAGTAATGGTACCAAAATATCACCAAGTGTAAAAGAAGGAGATGTTGTTGTTTTACCTGAATATGGTGGTTCCTCTTTAAAAATTGATGGAGAAGAATTTTTTGTTTACAGAGATGATGATATAATTGGTATCATAAAAGacgaataa
- a CDS encoding thioredoxin peroxidase 2: MFLKKLCRSNFFGNSRRSFSLVTKKAYNFTAQGLNKNNEIINVDLSSFIGQKYCCLLFYPLNYTFVCPTEIIEFNKHIKDFENKNVELLGISVDSVYSHLAWKNMPIEKGGIGNVEFTLVSDINKDISKNYNVLYDNSFALRGLFIIDKNGCVRHQTVNDLPIGRNVQEVLRTIDSIIHVDTSGEVCPINWKKGQKAFKPTTESLIDYMNNANKNV; the protein is encoded by the coding sequence atgtttttaaaaaaactgTGCAGGAGCAATTTTTTCGGGAATTCAAGAAGATCCTTTTCGCTAGTGACAAAGAAGGCTTATAATTTCACAGCTCAaggattaaataaaaataatgaaataataaatgttgACCTTTCCTCTTTTATAGGTCAGAAATACTGTTGTTTGTTATTTTATCCATTAAACTATACCTTCGTATGTCCAACAGAAATAATTGAATTTAATAAGCATATAAAAgattttgaaaataaaaatgtagagTTATTAGGTATATCCGTAGATTCAGTATATAGTCATTTGGCATGGAAAAATATGCCTATTGAAAAAGGAGGAATTGGAAATGTGGAATTTACTTTAGTAtcagatataaataaagacatttctaaaaattataatgtaCTTTATGATAATTCTTTTGCTTTAAGaggtttatttattattgatAAAAATGGATGTGTAAGACATCAAACCGTTAATGATTTACCAATAGGTAGAAATGTACAGGAAGTTTTAAGAACTATAGATTCAATTATTCATGTAGATACAAGTGGAGAAGTTTGTCCAATCAACTGGAAAAAGGGACAAAAAGCATTCAAACCAACTACCGAATCGTTAATagattatatgaataatgcaaataaaaatgtataa
- a CDS encoding SUN domain-containing protein, putative, with protein sequence MNISNSSKNTFISDENNVTYEDDYNETDNNKDEGDDRNTLIHVLHSYEDFQKKNMNYGKVNPYKKKETQLSKIKKNLVRLLSSNDITIHKFNSEEIKGNKKKKMENIKFLTSRAAMWYQVEKNDDPDYDLKLESSKKKNFVYITMNYINIFMNDLLNDKRGMTYIATFMIVLSIIITFISGFITLYNNNNNNINHYNNHNNHKYHNINSSNNNNNNTINSNAFFSTNEQYLKNLDEKNNWNLNMSRNNYDDINQYMNYSALQIKRGNDQENYKKYNEEIFEILEQLKKEINENKNIKSSEKIQNENKKDDKLNIYEIRLNIEKKINELENKIINNNKNSDSFKSNLIKEFENFKNIFHDNYEKFQTQFKDYTNIVNNIKSVIHNKDTFINNIQKTFTQNQVDIKNNLTSHIENEKKELLQKINELQSQVKVMEWNILKQENLYKGMKQNILKILGQNKLNTIDNNNNNNNNNNLYDADNDSSYDDEWFGENKNILMGPPIDMDKKKKKQENENNKNNKNYSNHRFSHNYMPHHISKDIHSNEIETLYTQNEFKELLNVINDIKEQINMLQEKNINSKNYLDDTFLQMEEKILKNAEYKIKYYLEIYKKDILNEITESKVIYNEEKFKSLTLKHERLQADLLKNINNQIKIQSKLIKDDISKSIHFMMEQKKGKHNYNNINNNNNNNIISSSNGSSNNNKMIYSDHLEIIQKKVDELYNEFILDYNEIDWALESLGAKIVYKMTSSPLNRNDFIEKFLNQIASFLPSEEIYGMIKPMGKDPAIVLKPTNFPGDCFSFKGNHGKITIHLPATIDITSISIQHVHENISNNSNATPKYFSVYGMVDLNWPEQFEENDINYDDFKNSSLYSCLHSTYGNIIQPNEILQRWLKDNKQPNLIHIGDFYFDRKKRIATYPTKSCFPMKRIIFEFTENYGASYTCVYRLKVHGKRCIRKFK encoded by the exons aTGAACATAAGCAACAGTAGTAAGAATACGTTCATATCggatgaaaataatgtaaCATATGAAGATGATTATAACGAGAcagataataataaggatGAGGGTGACGATAGGAACACATTAATACATGTATTACATAGTTATGAAGATtttcagaaaaaaaatatgaattatggAAAAGTAAatccatataaaaaaaaagaaacacaattaagtaaaataaaaaagaatctGGTACGTTTATTATCCAGTAATGATATAACAATTCATAAATTTAATagtgaagaaataaaaggtaataaaaaaaaaaaaatggaaaatataaaatttttaactAGTAGAGCAGCTATGTGGTATCAGGTTGAAAAAAATGACGATCCAGATTATGATTTAAAATTAGAAAGttctaaaaagaaaaactttgtatatataacaatgaattatataaatatctttatgaatgatttattaaatgataaaagaGGTATGACATATATAGCAACTTTTATGATTGTATTAtcaataattataacatttatatCAGGATTTATTAcactatataataataataataataatataaaccattacaataatcataataatcataaatatcataatattaacagtagcaataataataataataacactATTAATAGTAATGCATTTTTTAGTACTAATGaacaatatttaaaaaatttagatgaaaaaaataactggaatttaaatatgtctagaaataattatgatgatattaatcaatatatgaattatagtGCCTTGCAAATAAAAAGAGGAAATGATCAAGAAAATTACAAAAAGtataatgaagaaatttttgaaatattagaacaactaaaaaaagaaatcaatgaaaataaaaatataaaaagttcAGAAAAgatacaaaatgaaaataaaaaagatgataaattaaatatttatgaaattcgtttaaatatagaaaagaaaataaatgaattagaaaataagatcattaataataataaaaatagtgATTCATTTAAAAGTAATTTAATTAAAGAATTTGaaaatttcaaaaatatatttcatgataattatgaaaaatttcAAACACAATTTAAagattatacaaatattgttaataatataaaaagtgttatacataataaagacacttttataaataatattcaaaaaacATTTACACAAAATCAAGtcgatataaaaaataatttaactAGTCATattgaaaatgaaaagaaagaattattacaaaaaataaatgaattacAATCACAAGTTAAAGTTATGGAATGGAATATCTTGAAACaagaaaatttatataaaggcatgaaacaaaatatattaaaaattttaggtcaaaacaaattaaatactattgataataataataataataataataacaacaacttATATGATGCAGATAATGATAGTAGTTATGATGATGAATGGTTTGgagagaataaaaatatcttaATGGGACCCCCTATAGATAtggataagaaaaaaaaaaaacaagaaaatgaaaacaacaaaaataataagaattattCTAATCATAGATTTAGCCATAATTATATGCCTCATCATATTAGTAAAGATATCCATTCAAATGAAATAGAAACATTATACACACAAAATGAGTTTAAAGAACTATTAAATGTAATTAATGATATTAAAGAACAAATTAATATGttacaagaaaaaaatataaattcaaaaaattatttagatGACACTTTTCTACAAATGgaagaaaaaattttaaaaaacgctgaatataaaattaaatactaTTTagagatatataaaaaagatatattaaatgaaattaCAGAATCgaaagtaatatataatgaagaaaaatttaaaagtTTAACTTTAAAACATGAAAGGTTACAAGCAGatttgttaaaaaatattaataaccaAATAAAGATCCAATCAAAATTAATTAAGGATGATATAAGTAAATCAATACATTTTATGatggaacaaaaaaaaggaaaacataattataataatataaataataataataataataatattattagtagtagtaatggtagtagtaataataataaaatgatatattctGACCATTTAgaaattatacaaaaaaaagtagatgaattatataatgaattcATATTAGATTATAACGAAATTGATTGGGCACTTGAATCTTTAGGTGCaaaaattgtatataaaatgacAAGTTCACCATTAAATAGAAATGATTTTATAGAAAAATTCCTTAATCAAATTGCTTCATTTTTACCATCAGAAGAAATATACGGAATGATAAAACCTATGGGGAAAGACCCAGCTATTGTATTAAAACCAACGAATTTTCCAGGTGActgtttttcatttaaagGTAATCATGGGAAAATAACAATCCATTTACCAGCTACAATTGATATTACATCTATATCTATTCAACATGTACATGAAAATATTAGTAACAATTCAAATGCTACTCCAAAATATTTCTCTGTATATGGTATGGTTGATTTAAATTGGCCTGAACAATTTGAGGAAAATGAtattaattatgatgattTTAAAAATAGCTCTCTATATTCATGCTTACATTCTACTTATggaaatataatacaacCTAATGAAATTTTACAAAGGTGGTTAAAAGACAATAAACAGCCAAATCTAATACATATTGGTGATTTCTATTTtgatagaaaaaaaagaatagcAACATATCCCACCAAGTCATGTTTCCCAATGAAAAG gATAATTTTCGAATTTACAGAAAATTATGGTGCTTCCTACACATGTGTCTACAGATTAAAAGTTCACGGAAAAAGATGTAtaagaaaatttaaataa